From the genome of Amycolatopsis granulosa:
TGGTCGTCACGCGGCCGGAGTCGCTCGGTGCGGCGGCCGCCGCACTGGCCGCGGACCCGCAGCGGGAACGCGACCTGCGCATGGCCGGTTATGAGTTCGTGCGCACCGCGCTCGACCCGCTGGCGTCCGCGAAGATGCTGGTCGAGCTGGCCGAAGGGGTGCTCGCCGCCTCGCCCGGTGTGCCCGTGGGCCCACCACCGGCCGAGACGGCGGTGGACGTGGTGGATGCCGGGCCGCGGCCGCTGGCCGTCGACACCCCGTCGTGGGACGTCCGGTTCGCCGGCACCCGCTCGCTCGGCGCTCCCGCGCGGAACCCGGCGCTGGCCACGCGGATGGGTCAGCAGACCGCGGACGCGCGCCGCACGTCGGGGATGGACTGGTCGCCGTCGGTGGTGCCCGCGGTGTTCCCGGACGCCGGACGGGCGGAGGTGGACGTGCTGCTGGTCCGCCGTCCGGGTGAGCCCGACCCGGAGCCGCTGGTGCGCGACCTGCTCACCGGGACCGTGCTGCCCCGCCGGATCCTCGTCGGGGAGGACGGTGTGGCGCCGCGCCCCCGCCCGCGCGCCGCCGACCTGCTGCGGCACGAGCTGCCGCTGGGCCGCGGCTACACGCGCAACCGGCTGCTGGAGCGTTCGTCCGCACCGTGGCTGCTGGTGCTCGACGGCGGGATGCGTGCCTCGCGGCGGCTGCTGGAACGCCTCGTCGCCGCCACGGACGGAGCGGACGTCGTGCACTGCCCGGTCGCCGACCCGGTCGAGGGCCTGGTAGGCGCGCTGCCGCCGGAGGGCCGGCGGCTGGCCGAGCTGCCCTACCTGGGCAGCGGGTACCTGGTGCGCCGGGCCGTGCTCGAGTCGTTCGGCGGCTGGACCGACGACCCGCTGGTGGACGGCCTGGAGGACCACGTCTTCTGGCGCCGGCTGGCGGCCCACGACCGGCCGAGCGGGCTGGTGCAGCAGGTCCTGCTGAGCCGGTTGCGGCCCGACCCGGCGCCGCGCCCGGTGGACCTCGACCCGCACCGCGTCTGGTCGCTGACGCGCATCCTCGCCGGTGCGCCGGCCGCCCCCATCGAGTGAGATCGGTGTGTCGGGCAACCTCATCCCACTCTCGCGCGCCTCAAGGAGACAGCATCGGGCACCGGAAGGAGGCGCGGATGTGGCTCCAGATCGGCCTCGTCGGCCTGCTCGGCGTGGTGTTCCTGGTGCGGCTGGTGGTCGTGCTGCGTCACGGCCGCGAGCCGCGCGGGGCGACCAGACCGGACTCGTAGGCGAGCACCACCAGCTGGGCGCGGTCGCGCGCGCCGAGCTTCGTCATGATGCGGCTGACGTGCGTGCGCGCGGTGGCCGTGGAGATGACCAGCTGCGCCGCGATTTCGTCGTTGGACAGTCCTCCCGCGACCAGCGCCAGCACCTCACGTTCGCGGTCGGTGATCTGCGGGACGGCGCCGGTGTCGACACGCCGGTTCTCCGGCCGGGTGACGAACTCGCTGATCAGCCGCCGCGTGACGGTCGGGGCGAGCAGCGCCTCGCCCGCGGCGATCACCCGTAACGCACGGAGCAGCTCGACCGGTTCGGTGTCCTTGAGCAGGAACCCGCTCGCGCCGGCGCGCAGCGCCTGGAAGACGTACTCGTCGACGTCGAAGGTGGTCAGGACCAGCACTTTCACCCCGTCGAGGCCGGGGTCGGCGGTGATCTCACGGGTCGCGGTCAGCCCGTCCACCCCGGGCATCCGGATGTCCATGACCACGACGTCCGGCCGGTGCTCGCGGGCCAGCGCAAGCGCTTGCGCACCGTCGGCCGCCTCGCCGCAGACCGCGAAGCCGTCCTCGGTCTCCAGCAGCACCCGGAACCCGGCGCGCACCAGCGCCTGGTCGTCGGCGAGCACGACCCGGATCATCGCTCCTCCAGCTTCTCCAGCGGGAGTTCCGCGCGGAGCTCGAAGCCGCCGTCCACCACCCGGGCCTCGACCTCACCGCCCAGAGCGGCGGCACGTTCCCGCATGCCGCGTATCCCGTTGCCGTCGACCGGCGTCGTGGCGCCTCGGCCGTCGTCACGCACGACGAGCGTGACGGAGCCGTCGTGCCGGGCGAAGCGGATGTCGACCGTGCTGGGCTGGTTGGCGTGCCGGATCACGTTGGTCAGCGATTCCTGCAGGATGCGGTAGGCCGCGCCGTCGACCGGTGCGGGCAGGTCGCCCGGCGAGCCGTGGACGCGCACGGCGAGACCGGTGGCGCGGGTGTGGTCGAGCAGCTCGTCGAGCTGGTCCAGGCTGGGCGCGGGGCCGAGCCCCTGACCGGAGCGCAGGACCGTGACGGTGGCGCGCAGGTCGGCCAGCGCGGTGGCACTGGCCTCCTTGATCGCCCGCAGCGCGGCGACGGC
Proteins encoded in this window:
- a CDS encoding glycosyltransferase family A protein; the encoded protein is MSATGGSGFMAELLEVVADAVRRAGFPATTAIGRYPDADGDTVYVVVPHEYFVVTPEADRPSEEQRRRTIAFCVEHPGTATFERSAALVPELAAAVDINHDSTAELRRRGIPVEHFQLGYSPLWDAWGGDPDRAREVDVTYLGTAERRRSLLLASYDADLADLRVRLLTPPHEPMGPRRADFLPGEAKFAHLANSRFLLNLHRERSRALEWVRVLEALCNGCVVLTEPSTDLAPLVPGTHLVVTRPESLGAAAAALAADPQRERDLRMAGYEFVRTALDPLASAKMLVELAEGVLAASPGVPVGPPPAETAVDVVDAGPRPLAVDTPSWDVRFAGTRSLGAPARNPALATRMGQQTADARRTSGMDWSPSVVPAVFPDAGRAEVDVLLVRRPGEPDPEPLVRDLLTGTVLPRRILVGEDGVAPRPRPRAADLLRHELPLGRGYTRNRLLERSSAPWLLVLDGGMRASRRLLERLVAATDGADVVHCPVADPVEGLVGALPPEGRRLAELPYLGSGYLVRRAVLESFGGWTDDPLVDGLEDHVFWRRLAAHDRPSGLVQQVLLSRLRPDPAPRPVDLDPHRVWSLTRILAGAPAAPIE
- a CDS encoding response regulator; amino-acid sequence: MIRVVLADDQALVRAGFRVLLETEDGFAVCGEAADGAQALALAREHRPDVVVMDIRMPGVDGLTATREITADPGLDGVKVLVLTTFDVDEYVFQALRAGASGFLLKDTEPVELLRALRVIAAGEALLAPTVTRRLISEFVTRPENRRVDTGAVPQITDREREVLALVAGGLSNDEIAAQLVISTATARTHVSRIMTKLGARDRAQLVVLAYESGLVAPRGSRP